The following DNA comes from Paenibacillus crassostreae.
TGGTGAATTTCTTTCTCCAGAATCACAAGAGATGCTAAGTAAACTTGGATTAAATGCCCTTATGGAATCGTTACAGCCTGAGATCATTTCAAGAGCTAGACTGATATTTGAGAATGGTGGAACAGTAGAGATCCCATTATTAGGTCGGGCAAAGGGTATAAGTCGATATACACTAGATGCTGCTCTTCACGAAGCTATTATTCATGTAGGTGGAGTGGTTCGTACAGGAATGAACGTGCAATCGATTAAGCAAGTTGATAAAGGATATGTGGTTATGGTGAAAAAGAATGGAAAAATGGAATCTCTTTATGCTCGAACGGTATTTGCAGCATGGGGTTCGCATCGTCATGATAGCATATTCGATGATCCTTACATATTGGAGCCAAGTAAAACGTCATATGTGGGTATTAAATCTCATTATTCGGGGATCGAGCATGAACCTGTGACTGAGTTATATTTCGTAAAAGGTGGGTATATTGGGATTTCTCCCATTGAAGGAGGTCATTATAACGTAGCTGCTCTGTTGGATAAAAAAGTTGTGAAGGGTAGCGGGACTACAGTTCCTACTATGCTTGATGCTGCTTCAAAAGCCAATCCTCTACTTGTGGAAAGAATGAGAAATGCAGGTGCAATTGAAGGAACCCAGACCTCCATTGCACCAGTACATTTGTCTCACGAAGCATTGGCTTGGCATGTCATTCCACACGTAGGAGATGCAGCCGTCGTTATTCCACCACTCTGTGGAGATGGGATGTCCATTGCGTTACGTTCATCGATGATTTGTTGTACACTTGCCGATCGTTATCTCCGAGGAGAAATTTCTCTTACTTATTGGGAAAAAGAATACACGCGCGCGGTTCGACATGAATTCAGAGGTCTAATCCGACGTGGGAGACTTGCACATTATTTATGTTCAATGCCTAGTGTGACGCGATGGTTCCCGAAGGTGGTCAAACTCTACCCACCTTTGGGCGAATATCTCGTAAAGGCAACGCGATTAAAGCCTCTAAGAGTGCAAAAAACTATCCCCTAGAATCTATCACGATAGGGACAGCATCAATCCAAGATTGCTAATGAACAGATGATTGCTCAATCTTGTTCAATAAATATTTTACTGAATTGATGACAACATCAGGTCTATGGTTCTGAATAGAGTGCCAACTATCTTCTACGATAATGTGTTGGGTAATTTCAGTCAGA
Coding sequences within:
- a CDS encoding NAD(P)/FAD-dependent oxidoreductase encodes the protein MDEILDALVIGGGIAGSSLAKELATLGWSTVLLDRKEFPRHKACGEFLSPESQEMLSKLGLNALMESLQPEIISRARLIFENGGTVEIPLLGRAKGISRYTLDAALHEAIIHVGGVVRTGMNVQSIKQVDKGYVVMVKKNGKMESLYARTVFAAWGSHRHDSIFDDPYILEPSKTSYVGIKSHYSGIEHEPVTELYFVKGGYIGISPIEGGHYNVAALLDKKVVKGSGTTVPTMLDAASKANPLLVERMRNAGAIEGTQTSIAPVHLSHEALAWHVIPHVGDAAVVIPPLCGDGMSIALRSSMICCTLADRYLRGEISLTYWEKEYTRAVRHEFRGLIRRGRLAHYLCSMPSVTRWFPKVVKLYPPLGEYLVKATRLKPLRVQKTIP